The DNA window ACAATTGGTTGAAAAATTTTTCGTAGGCTTCTACATTCAAACTAAAATGTTTCAAGAAATCATATTCAAAACCAAACACGATGTGATCAGCTTTTTGCAAATTATTGGTAACGTTTGTTACTGTTCCGTTTTGTTGCGTAAATTGAGATTGAAGTTGTTGCGGACTGGATAAAAATCCATAAAATAAATCCACTACATCCAATTGCGAAGTAGAACTGATAAGGTTTTGCGTATAAATACCAGCAGCGGCTTTTAAGCGAAAATTTTTGGTAACATTGTATTTCACTCCTAAACGAGGTTCTGGAGAAAAGTCGGGAAGAGAGGCATAGTATTGCAAACGAATGCCGGGTTCTACTACCAACTTACCATTTTTGGATATTAATTTTGTTTTTAAATATCCATCCAATTCAGTGCTGTTATTAGTTTGGTTGATTTCTCGATTTACGGAATTAAAGATATCTAAGCTTGTTTTTGTTCCTGAAATATTGATTCCGTATTTAATTTCATTTTTTCCCATAAAATAGGTAAACGCCAATCCCATATTAAATCCATTAACACCGCTGCTCCGGGGAGAAATGTCTGGCTCCGTCATGCCAATTTTATACGAAGAATAATCAAAATTTCCTTCAATCAATACAGACGAACTGCTGGGTATTACCACGAAATTGCTTCCAACGCCTGTTTGTGTCCAATTCAAATTGGAAATGGCTTGGTATTTTACTTGATCCGTATAATTAAAACCAAATACATTTAATTTACTTCCATTGGCTCCGTTAAATGAAACCTTTCCGTATAAATCAGTAAAATTAAAAGGTAAGCCATTGCCTGAATCTACGTATGGATAAAGTATTTTAGAGGTTTGTTGTAAATACGATGTTTTGGCAGAAACAATGAAGGAAATGGTAGATCCTGTACCAGTCGTATCTTTTTTTAGCGGACCTTCTACCATTGTTTTTGCCCCAAACGGACTGGCAGAAACTTTTCCTGTTACTCGTTGTTTGTTTCCATCGCGAGTGGTAATGTCCATCACGGAAGAAATACGATCGCCATATTCTGCGTTAAACCCAGCAGTATGCACATCGGCATTTTTAATAATATCATCATCAAAAACAGAAAACAATCCTATGGAATGAAAAGGGTTATAGACAACCATTCCATCCAACAATACTTCATTATCCACAGGTTCTCCACCTGCTATGTAAAGCTGTCCGCCTTGATCTCCAGTAAAATTTACGCCAGGTAAAATTTGCATGTATTGCGCAATATCAGGTTCGCCACCTACAGACGGCAATTTTTTAATTTCTTGAGGAGTGATGGAAAAAGAGGAAATCAATACGTCTGTTTGTTTTTTCTGTTGTTCTGCAGAAACAGTAAAAGTCTTCATCGCCACAGCCGATTTCACCAAATACAATTTACGCGTAATAATGTCTTCTGCTTTTACGGTAATAATTTCTTTTAATGTATCATAACCGATAGAACTCACCATTAAAGTGTAGGTCCCTGGATGAATTTGAGTGATGGAATAATATCCGTTCACATCCGTACTGGCGCCTATTGTTGTGCCTTGTAAATAAACGTTTGTAAAAAGAACTGGTTCGCCAGTTGCTTTTAAATACACAAATCCGCGGATGTTGGCATCTTGTGCATTTGCAGTAGCAACAATAAAAAAAGCGAGAAGTGAAAAAGCAGTTCTGAAAATTATTTTTTTGAAATTCATTTTGTTCATAGTATATGATTGCGGGCGGCAAAAATAGAAATTTATCGCTGATAATAAAATTTTATCGTGATTAGATTGTGCGTAGAAAAAATGCTTCGAAAAATTATTTTTCGGAGAGTGCAATAATGTGGTCAAATTCTGCTGCTGCTAAAGGCATTACCGACAATCTGCCTTGTCGCACCAAATAGATATTTTGTAATTTTTTATCGGCTTTAATTTCGGCAAGTGTAACTGGTTTTTTGAGTGTTTTAAAAGGTACTAAATCAACAGCCACCCAATTTTTATCATCCGTCGTAGGGTCTTGATAAGCTTCCTTCGCCACTTTCGCAATGCCGACAACTGCAAGTCCTTCATTGCTGTGATAAAACAACACCAAATCGCCTTTTTTCATCATTCTTAAATGATTGCGCGCTGAATAATTTCGAACACCATCCCAAAATGTTTTTCCATCTTTCAAAAATTTTTCCCAAGAATATTTTACGGGTTCTGATTTTACCAAAAAGTAATTCATATTTTTATTTTTAGAAATATTTAGTGAATAATTTTGAATGCTAATTCGCGCAACAATTCTTTTTCGTCGGCAGAAATATTTTCATAACCTTTCGATTTTAAATCGTATTCGCGCAAATATGAAAAAATATTTTTTATTTTTCCCAAACTGTAATTTTTAGCTGCTC is part of the Bacteroidia bacterium genome and encodes:
- a CDS encoding TonB-dependent receptor, which gives rise to MNFKKIIFRTAFSLLAFFIVATANAQDANIRGFVYLKATGEPVLFTNVYLQGTTIGASTDVNGYYSITQIHPGTYTLMVSSIGYDTLKEIITVKAEDIITRKLYLVKSAVAMKTFTVSAEQQKKQTDVLISSFSITPQEIKKLPSVGGEPDIAQYMQILPGVNFTGDQGGQLYIAGGEPVDNEVLLDGMVVYNPFHSIGLFSVFDDDIIKNADVHTAGFNAEYGDRISSVMDITTRDGNKQRVTGKVSASPFGAKTMVEGPLKKDTTGTGSTISFIVSAKTSYLQQTSKILYPYVDSGNGLPFNFTDLYGKVSFNGANGSKLNVFGFNYTDQVKYQAISNLNWTQTGVGSNFVVIPSSSSVLIEGNFDYSSYKIGMTEPDISPRSSGVNGFNMGLAFTYFMGKNEIKYGINISGTKTSLDIFNSVNREINQTNNSTELDGYLKTKLISKNGKLVVEPGIRLQYYASLPDFSPEPRLGVKYNVTKNFRLKAAAGIYTQNLISSTSQLDVVDLFYGFLSSPQQLQSQFTQQNGTVTNVTNNLQKADHIVFGFEYDFLKHFSLNVEAYEKFFNQLLELNPYQIYTSDNVNPQSLVNVPDVLKQDFLVESGTAKGLDFLLKYEYKHVYVWAVYSLGYVTRWDGQISYPPNFDRRNNVNLVVSYDFGKDLDWTVGARWNYGSGFPFTQTQGFYENLNLQNNINANYTTANGNLGVLYGTQNQGRLPDYSRLDLSIKKKIVLTENSTLEVGAGVTNAYDRQNIFYFDRITYQRVNQLPIMPTVNVDWTF
- a CDS encoding EVE domain-containing protein → MNYFLVKSEPVKYSWEKFLKDGKTFWDGVRNYSARNHLRMMKKGDLVLFYHSNEGLAVVGIAKVAKEAYQDPTTDDKNWVAVDLVPFKTLKKPVTLAEIKADKKLQNIYLVRQGRLSVMPLAAAEFDHIIALSEK